From a region of the Corallococcus coralloides DSM 2259 genome:
- a CDS encoding PQQ-binding-like beta-propeller repeat protein encodes MNVRILALVAVLLPAVGFSQANSWSVSPIPAAGETVARVVMEDASDLVLEVTNTSTNTSDSRVSEVSFVLPTGYQLLGGLPAEENPNWKVEYIDANERRITFQSTLGCVDAGRGLARNESARFVLSVVAPSNRATDSTTERLVGGTYARDQCDGRSYSYNVNNMTPWTRGILAASVTLSPRVLAVNGTTVARVVVENRGTGSATVAVDNPASTSSVPLTTVNKDGNKAVAVRAAGVFVATLRPTAAGAVAARVRARTSNNASNAPLTDSPVTDVGNLVAAPDMDIVDAFAGDQVTLRLTVLNTSTTNTYTQVRPRTPVLLGRATASLVAGPSPESVAQLAPGASAQFTWRYQVSGTPGASYQFQAQVDGTLNGSAVAGDAVTARKGRIVEHRVRLSQETMSTAATGVTVAYTVQNRGTLPIYEVKLFRPAVNYFAVAASGPQAFGDWIVYTDAAGYLWESGTGIPVGGEATFRITYSGFTAVTADTAFRHRLELNQGWNDPRIRVEATMTLLSVAASPDVGRLTGVARDGSVTLTWDNPFNHGGTLVLRAEGTSPPNTAPTSGVRYAVGDVLGNATVAYVDEFSSASSMTDTAVTNGTTYTYRVFNADDQLRYGPGNQPTSQGLLATPRARVAGNPLWCYSVGLDATLQPVTELGVGIFSSFNDSVVATRTNTTNPSEDGAERFRPVKMAGKIATRFPVVPLLGRPGQQWIVVGDQTGVPAVLNAATGEFLWRNTTLGLGNISSFPVTQLLDYANPEYRTTYSNVDLAIFATRNTSAQNQVVALNAATGALIWRYRPGDLGMVSGGMLVDYTTNRLYVPTRSGTSAATLRVLNSLTGAEVARLSLGDLEFGVVRNATSNQILVTANDGKVHGVNPTTFTTAWTVTVRSNMVPAFTQFARPQGRGFVVPTEDNKVERYEVVEAHGTGVPELLWSKPIAARPAGLFTLNLNGVVRVYVGAADGKVHQFELETGTETGQVTVGSAQKIGVPTIDHTVGRLHVGTEDGRICAFPVPF; translated from the coding sequence ATGAACGTCCGCATCCTCGCGCTCGTCGCCGTGCTGCTGCCCGCGGTGGGCTTCTCGCAGGCCAATAGCTGGAGCGTGAGCCCCATCCCCGCCGCCGGGGAGACCGTCGCGCGCGTGGTGATGGAAGACGCGTCCGACCTCGTCCTGGAGGTGACGAACACGTCCACGAACACAAGCGACTCCCGCGTGTCGGAGGTGTCCTTCGTCTTGCCGACGGGCTACCAGCTCCTGGGGGGGCTGCCCGCGGAGGAGAACCCGAACTGGAAGGTCGAATACATCGACGCCAACGAGCGGCGCATCACCTTCCAGTCCACGTTGGGCTGTGTGGATGCCGGGCGCGGCCTGGCTCGCAATGAGTCCGCGCGCTTCGTGTTGAGCGTGGTGGCCCCGTCGAACCGCGCCACCGACAGCACCACCGAGCGCCTCGTGGGGGGCACGTACGCCCGCGACCAGTGCGACGGCCGGAGCTACTCGTACAACGTCAACAACATGACCCCCTGGACGCGCGGCATCCTGGCCGCGAGCGTGACGCTGTCGCCGCGCGTGCTGGCGGTCAACGGCACGACGGTGGCGCGCGTGGTGGTGGAGAACCGGGGGACGGGCTCGGCCACGGTGGCCGTGGACAACCCCGCCTCCACCAGCAGTGTGCCGCTCACCACCGTGAACAAGGACGGCAACAAGGCCGTGGCGGTGCGGGCCGCGGGCGTCTTCGTGGCCACCCTGCGGCCCACCGCCGCTGGCGCCGTGGCCGCACGCGTCAGGGCTCGCACGAGCAACAACGCGTCCAACGCGCCGCTGACGGACTCGCCCGTGACGGACGTGGGCAACCTGGTCGCGGCACCGGACATGGACATCGTGGACGCGTTCGCCGGCGATCAGGTGACGCTGCGCCTGACGGTGCTCAACACCTCCACCACGAACACGTACACCCAGGTGCGCCCGCGCACGCCGGTGCTCCTGGGGCGCGCGACGGCGTCACTCGTGGCCGGGCCGTCGCCGGAGAGCGTGGCGCAGCTGGCCCCGGGTGCTTCCGCGCAGTTCACGTGGCGCTACCAGGTGTCGGGCACGCCCGGCGCCAGCTACCAGTTCCAGGCGCAGGTGGATGGGACGCTCAACGGTTCCGCGGTGGCGGGGGATGCCGTCACGGCGCGCAAGGGCCGCATCGTGGAGCACCGCGTGCGGCTGAGCCAGGAGACGATGTCCACCGCGGCCACGGGCGTGACGGTGGCGTACACGGTGCAGAACCGGGGCACGCTGCCCATCTACGAGGTGAAGCTGTTCAGGCCCGCGGTGAACTACTTCGCGGTGGCCGCGTCGGGGCCGCAGGCGTTCGGGGACTGGATCGTCTACACGGACGCGGCCGGCTACCTCTGGGAGTCGGGGACCGGCATCCCGGTGGGCGGCGAGGCCACCTTCCGCATCACCTATTCGGGCTTCACCGCCGTCACTGCGGACACGGCGTTCCGCCACCGGCTGGAGCTGAACCAGGGCTGGAACGATCCGCGCATCCGCGTGGAGGCGACGATGACGCTGCTCTCGGTCGCCGCGTCCCCGGACGTGGGGCGGCTCACGGGCGTGGCCCGCGACGGCAGCGTGACGCTCACCTGGGACAACCCCTTCAACCACGGCGGCACCCTGGTGCTGCGCGCGGAAGGGACGAGCCCGCCCAACACCGCGCCGACCAGCGGCGTGCGCTACGCGGTGGGCGACGTGCTGGGCAACGCGACGGTGGCCTACGTGGACGAGTTCAGCTCCGCGTCGTCCATGACGGACACGGCGGTGACGAACGGCACGACGTACACCTACCGCGTGTTCAACGCGGATGATCAGCTGCGGTACGGGCCGGGCAACCAGCCCACCTCGCAGGGGCTGCTGGCCACTCCCCGGGCTCGCGTGGCGGGCAACCCGCTGTGGTGCTACTCGGTGGGGTTGGACGCGACGCTGCAGCCCGTGACGGAGCTGGGCGTGGGCATCTTCAGCTCCTTCAACGACTCGGTGGTGGCCACGCGCACGAACACCACGAACCCGTCCGAGGACGGCGCGGAGCGCTTCCGGCCGGTGAAGATGGCGGGGAAGATCGCCACGCGCTTCCCGGTGGTGCCGCTGCTGGGCCGGCCCGGGCAGCAGTGGATCGTCGTGGGGGACCAGACCGGCGTGCCGGCGGTGCTCAACGCGGCCACGGGCGAGTTCCTGTGGCGCAACACCACGCTGGGCCTGGGGAACATCAGCTCGTTCCCGGTGACGCAGCTGCTCGACTACGCGAACCCGGAGTACCGGACGACGTACTCGAACGTGGACCTGGCCATCTTCGCCACGCGCAACACGTCCGCACAGAACCAGGTGGTCGCGCTGAACGCGGCCACCGGCGCGCTCATCTGGCGCTACCGGCCCGGGGACCTGGGCATGGTGAGCGGCGGCATGCTGGTGGACTACACGACGAACCGGCTCTACGTGCCGACCCGGTCGGGCACGAGCGCGGCCACGCTGCGCGTGCTCAACAGCCTCACGGGCGCGGAGGTGGCGCGGCTGTCGCTGGGGGACCTGGAGTTCGGAGTGGTCCGCAACGCCACGAGCAACCAGATCCTGGTCACCGCCAATGACGGCAAGGTGCACGGCGTGAATCCAACCACGTTCACGACGGCCTGGACGGTCACCGTCCGGTCCAACATGGTGCCGGCGTTCACCCAGTTCGCGCGCCCCCAGGGGCGGGGCTTCGTGGTGCCCACGGAGGACAACAAGGTCGAACGTTATGAGGTGGTCGAGGCGCACGGGACCGGCGTGCCTGAGCTGCTGTGGTCGAAGCCCATCGCGGCGCGCCCCGCCGGACTCTTCACCCTCAACCTCAATGGCGTGGTGCGCGTCTACGTTGGCGCCGCGGACGGCAAGGTGCACCAGTTCGAGCTCGAGACCGGTACCGAGACCGGGCAGGTGACCGTGGGCTCGGCGCAGAAGATCGGCGTACCGACCATCGATCACACCGTTGGCCGGTTGCATGTCGGTACCGAGGATGGTCGTATCTGTGCATTCCCGGTGCCCTTCTAG
- a CDS encoding PqqD family protein — protein MSFQEGSVPRRRAGTSGEGFGADFLVLDAEGRTLRGLNPTAARIWALCDGQRTARAVAEQVASEFSTDVGPVLTDTLRFLEELQRRGLLDEVRAPAGAAPLEET, from the coding sequence ATGAGCTTTCAGGAAGGCAGCGTTCCCCGGCGGCGTGCGGGGACCTCGGGGGAGGGCTTTGGCGCGGACTTCCTGGTGCTGGACGCGGAGGGGCGCACGCTGCGCGGGCTCAACCCGACGGCGGCGCGCATCTGGGCGCTGTGCGATGGACAGCGCACGGCCCGGGCGGTGGCGGAGCAGGTGGCTTCCGAGTTTTCGACCGACGTCGGTCCGGTGCTGACCGACACGCTGCGCTTCCTGGAGGAGCTTCAGCGGCGGGGGCTGTTGGACGAAGTGCGCGCGCCGGCCGGTGCCGCGCCTCTGGAGGAAACATGA
- a CDS encoding S24/S26 family peptidase, translating into MPSAPQPVSVIDGPRWIPVAGDSMWPSLRAGDVAEVEPLVEAPRPGEVVLARFESSLVLHRVRWCDGSVCALRGDNGGMEDPPLPLVRILGRARRVRRGGALLEMDRWDVGPRRLGRWRATLKRQVAAWLGRTGRA; encoded by the coding sequence ATGCCGAGCGCTCCCCAGCCCGTTTCCGTGATCGATGGCCCTCGTTGGATCCCTGTCGCCGGGGACAGCATGTGGCCGTCGTTGCGTGCGGGTGACGTGGCGGAGGTGGAGCCGCTGGTGGAGGCGCCGCGCCCGGGCGAGGTGGTGCTGGCGCGCTTCGAGTCCTCGCTGGTGTTGCACCGGGTGCGGTGGTGTGACGGCAGCGTCTGTGCGCTTCGCGGGGACAATGGCGGCATGGAAGATCCGCCGCTGCCTCTCGTCCGTATCCTGGGGCGCGCGCGGCGTGTGCGCCGGGGCGGCGCGCTGCTGGAGATGGACCGTTGGGACGTGGGACCGAGGCGGCTGGGCCGCTGGCGCGCGACGCTGAAGCGCCAGGTGGCCGCGTGGCTGGGAAGGACGGGCCGCGCATGA
- the hisS gene encoding histidine--tRNA ligase produces MNDLLPGEIEIWQFVESTARTLFGRFGYGEVRTPMVEDTALFVRSVGEETDIVGKEMYTFEDKGGRSLSLRPEGTAPAARAYIEHSVNNQEPVSRWFYMGPMFRYERMKTGRYRQFSQIGAEAYGAKEPAQDAELMDVVVQFLEALGLTDVTLNINSLGDDNCRPAYHAKLVEYLNAHKEELCADCQQRLERNPLRVLDCKNEKCQAVAAAGPNVLEFLCEPCRAHFTDLQRKLGVLGIRYVVNHRLVRGLDYYTRTVFEFIASHPALGTASTVGGGGRYDKMMKGLGGPDVPAVGFAMGLDRLVLLLKESGKTFAQRPDLFIAVADEGSQDEGLKLASRLRREGLKVDFDTRGGSLKSQMKRADKSGARFTLVLGEQERTTGQAKLKPMAGGEPVPVALDSVAATVRAQPEAPAPAPAC; encoded by the coding sequence ATGAACGACCTTCTGCCGGGCGAGATTGAAATCTGGCAGTTCGTGGAGTCGACCGCGCGCACGCTGTTCGGCCGCTTCGGCTACGGCGAGGTGCGCACGCCGATGGTGGAGGACACGGCCCTCTTCGTGCGCAGCGTGGGCGAGGAGACGGACATCGTCGGCAAGGAGATGTACACCTTCGAGGACAAGGGCGGCCGCAGCCTGTCCCTGCGTCCGGAGGGCACCGCGCCCGCGGCGCGCGCGTACATCGAGCACTCGGTGAACAACCAGGAGCCGGTGTCGCGCTGGTTCTACATGGGGCCCATGTTCCGCTACGAGCGGATGAAGACGGGCCGCTACCGTCAGTTCTCCCAGATTGGCGCGGAGGCCTACGGCGCCAAGGAGCCCGCGCAGGACGCGGAGTTGATGGACGTGGTGGTGCAGTTCCTGGAGGCCCTGGGCCTCACGGACGTCACCCTGAACATCAACTCGCTGGGCGACGACAACTGCCGGCCCGCGTACCACGCCAAGCTGGTGGAGTACCTCAACGCGCACAAAGAAGAGCTGTGCGCGGACTGCCAGCAGCGGCTGGAGCGCAACCCGCTGCGCGTCCTCGACTGCAAGAACGAGAAGTGCCAGGCGGTGGCCGCGGCCGGGCCCAACGTGCTGGAGTTCCTCTGTGAGCCGTGCCGCGCGCACTTCACGGACCTGCAGCGCAAGCTGGGCGTGCTGGGCATCCGCTACGTCGTGAACCACCGGCTGGTGCGCGGCCTGGACTACTACACGCGCACCGTCTTCGAGTTCATCGCCTCGCACCCCGCGCTGGGCACCGCCAGCACCGTGGGCGGCGGCGGGCGCTACGACAAGATGATGAAGGGCCTGGGCGGGCCGGACGTGCCCGCGGTGGGCTTCGCCATGGGCCTGGACCGGCTGGTGCTGCTCTTGAAGGAGAGCGGCAAGACGTTCGCCCAGCGGCCGGACCTGTTCATCGCCGTGGCGGACGAGGGCTCGCAGGACGAGGGGCTGAAGCTCGCCAGCCGTCTGCGCCGCGAAGGCCTCAAGGTGGACTTCGACACGCGCGGCGGCAGCCTCAAGAGCCAGATGAAGCGCGCGGACAAGTCCGGCGCCCGCTTCACGCTGGTGCTGGGCGAGCAGGAGCGCACCACGGGCCAGGCGAAGCTCAAGCCCATGGCGGGCGGTGAGCCCGTTCCCGTGGCGCTCGACAGCGTCGCCGCCACCGTGCGGGCGCAGCCGGAAGCTCCGGCCCCGGCCCCCGCGTGCTGA